One window of Deltaproteobacteria bacterium genomic DNA carries:
- a CDS encoding type II toxin-antitoxin system VapC family toxin encodes MRVLLDTHILHRWVFDPRRLDAPQRRLIDRAGKHGDLWVSEISFWEIASHVERGRLDLGGMALDEWLERAAAEPLVRRHGITPAVAKELTALSATRDWDPADRIIVATARVLRATLVTNDARIHESKLVDVA; translated from the coding sequence GTGAGGGTACTCCTCGATACCCACATCCTGCACCGCTGGGTGTTCGATCCGCGCAGGCTCGATGCGCCCCAGCGGCGGCTCATCGATCGCGCCGGCAAGCACGGAGACCTCTGGGTTTCCGAGATCAGCTTCTGGGAGATCGCGTCGCACGTGGAGCGCGGGCGATTGGACCTGGGTGGCATGGCGCTGGACGAGTGGCTCGAGCGTGCCGCCGCCGAGCCCCTGGTCCGTCGCCATGGCATCACTCCCGCAGTCGCCAAGGAGCTGACGGCGCTTTCCGCGACGCGTGACTGGGATCCGGCCGATCGGATCATCGTCGCCACCGCGCGCGTGCTCCGTGCGACGCTGGTCACGAACGATGCGCGCATCCACGAGTCGAAGCTCGTCGACGTCGCCTGA
- a CDS encoding type II toxin-antitoxin system Phd/YefM family antitoxin translates to MKQVSVSEFKTHCLALLEDVARTGQPIVVVKRGKPLVRVTPSASVVMQHPQDTLRGLGKVVKDIDGPTSRASDWSADGANFGATPSRRRRRA, encoded by the coding sequence TTGAAGCAGGTCTCCGTCTCGGAATTCAAGACTCACTGCCTCGCCCTGCTCGAGGACGTGGCACGCACGGGACAGCCGATCGTGGTGGTGAAGCGCGGCAAGCCTCTGGTGCGCGTCACTCCCAGCGCCAGCGTCGTGATGCAGCACCCCCAAGACACCCTCCGGGGACTCGGCAAGGTCGTCAAGGACATCGACGGACCGACGAGCCGGGCGTCGGACTGGAGCGCGGATGGCGCGAACTTCGGCGCTACGCCGTCGCGGCGTCGCCGGCGAGCGTGA